Within Aspergillus oryzae RIB40 DNA, chromosome 2, the genomic segment CCTGGACCTCTTCTGCTGCCCAGCCCACCACTCTGGCTAGCACCACCTCCAGTGCCAGCGGCGCTACTGCCACGAATGCTTACCAGTCAACCGTCTTGTACAACCACAATGTTCACCGCAGCAACCACTCCGCCAGCTCTCTTGAGTGGGATGCCTCTTTGGAAGCTAGCGCCCAGACCCTCGCCGCCAGATGCGTCTACCAGCATGACACGTAAGAGTACCCCTGCTTTTTCTTAGGTGTTAAATGTACTAACAGTTTCTCTAGCACCATTAATGGCGGTGGGTATGGCCAGAACATTGGATATGGTGTCTCCTCGGAAAAGATTGGAGAGATGATCACCAACCTGATGTACAACAACGAGATGGGCTACTTCGAGGCCCTGTATGGCGAGGCTAACCCCAGCATGGACAACTTCGATGCTTGGGGCCACTTCTCCCAGATTGTGTGGAAGGGTACCACCCACGTTGGTTGCGCTACCGTGACCTGCAACAGTCTTGGTAACGTTGACTCGTCCGTCGCAGTCCCCTTCACTGTTTGCAACTACAGCCCGGCCGGTAAGTGATAGCCACCCTTGTATCCCGTCTGTGAACCCCAGCAATCCTGACAATAGTTTAGGAAACTATGCCGGCGAGTATGCCGACAATGTCCTTCGTCCCCTTGGACAGGCCATGTATGTCGTTTCTTAAATTTCGAGAGTTGTTTTCGCCTCGACTGTGACGGGAGATCTGTCTGTGCACGCAGCGGCAAAGATTCCGATCCAGGGTAGTGATTGAATCGATGGGGTCGGGTATGCGGAACCGCTCTATGGTCAGATTAGATGAACTTTGCCAAATCAATGGGTGCACAGATGCTCTCCTGTACCAGCCGTCCGCGAGATGTGAAACTTATGAAACTCACCAATGGAGATACGCCTGGCAATTGTCAGTTTCTTGCTTCTATTTGAATTTTCTCCCTGTCTCCTTCGGTTTTTCTGCGAGACCACATCACGTTTGTCTGCGCCCACTCGCCAAGCTCATGATCGTATCCGCCATCGGGAGTCTAACAGTCAAGTTGGTACTGAGGCGCAGGCCATGCGATGTGGTGGAATTTTTGATTTACCTTCTCTGTGAATATTGATTTTTGCCCCGTCATGGTACACCAATGGCAACATTTGAATCGTTcgattcttcatctttcttcgcttctcCGTTTGTGCTTTCATGTATGCATATGAGCGTCTTGGTGGAGCATTTTTGATGACCAAAAACTAAATGATGAGACTTCCTACGAGTATGATTCCTGCGGATTGTAGACCGTACTTGTAGAACCCATTCGAATCGCCGATTGCGGCCATGGCACTGACAGATGTAGTGCAACCAATGAACGGTTGGGCTGAAGTAATCGAGCTCCACGTGACCGGCCCGTTGGAGATTAAGTTCCCCGCAACCAGAAGTATAGCTGCTGCACATTCGACCTCCCCAGCCAGCTCCTTTCGTCCGAAACGTCATCGGGCAGAGTATCCCCGTCTTAGTCGGGTTGCAAATCAGCAGCACGCCTCAGAGCCTATTTCCACTGTGACGCCAGTGGTGCAGCCTATCTAACCTTGGCCCTAGGGTGGCTGCTGAAGATTGCCACTCGAATTGGAATCTGGCGATACGACGTCAATTCGGACGGATCATTAATCTGACACTTTAGATCTACAAGCTCTTCACTTGCCAGTGATAGCCTACTGTCACCGTCGCAGAACTGTCATATGTGGCGTGTCAATTGGCTATACACGCAATTCTCGACATACACAATTCCGTTCCTAGTTTGTGAGACAAGACAGTAGCTCTTCTGTCGCTCCGCCTCTGGTCAAACCCCACTCGGGTCTTTTGTATGACGACAGACCCGGTTTAGGAAGATTACGGCGACCGTATCGGAGGCATTGGatcgaagaagaatataccGAGTGCCTTCAACTGGTGATTAGTGTTAATTTCAACTTTGTGGTTTTTAGGCAATTGTTCGCTCGTCTGTGCGACTGCGACCCACTCGTTCTATATATCTCTTGGCGCATCGCGGAGCTACTATATCGACTAagcttcttcatccgttcCTCCGATACCACCTTTGCCCCAAGCGAGCCGACGCTTGCGCCTGCGACAGCGGTCTACCGTACTTGATCCGGCTAGCAGAGCTTTGACTGTTCCTCTTGCCATTACTTTTTTGGTACCTTGTACGCGTCCCTTTCCCCGTCCATATTCCATAGGCCCTGGTTTCCCTTAGCCCGGCGCCCGAGCACATGCTCTCCCCGCGCCTGTCGTTCTTCCGCACAGCGGGGCTATAGAATGGGTGCTCTTATCCTGTATAGTCCttatttatattatatttcCCCCTCGCTCCTGTTCATACCCATAGTTTCTCTGAGACTAGTTACTGTTAAATTGCCTTTATCTTCGTCAAGACCTGCTGTTAGTTACTATCCCGTGATTGGGTTGGTCATGCGCTACTAGCCAGAATCCATGCCCTCATATTGCCTGCAAGATTGTCACTACTTCTATCGCACCGCTTTGCGCCTACTGTCCATTCCTACCTTCCTCGCTTGTCGCTACGCTTAGTTGATCAATTCTGGACTGAATACCACTTACTGACACGATGTCTTATTCGTCTGTCGCAGTTCGTCACTTCACGGCCCCAAAGCCACTATTGGACGCTATGGCCACCCCTCGCTCTCAGCCTACCATGGAGACTAAGATCAAGCCTACTTCCGTGGACGGCGTGAACGGCCAAGGCGTCGCGTCAGaacagccgaagaagaaagggtcCACGTTCGCTAACCAAGACTCTCTCCCGAAACTTCCTATCCCGGATTTAGAGAGCACATGCAAGAAATACATTGAGGCCCTGTCTGCATTACAAACGCCGagggaacaggaagaaacaaaggcCTCTGTACAAGATTTTCTCAAGTCGGACGGCCCTATTCTTCAAGAGAAGTTAAAGAACTATGCGTCTTCGAAGACCAGCTATATTGAGCAATTTTGTAAGTGTATCCGGGAAGGGAGCGAGGGTGTTACATTGCTAAATCGGATGAGAACTAATATTGCCACTCAGGGTATGATTCTTACCTGAACTACGACAGCCGTAAGAATTGCCCTGTACAGAAACTATCTGGGTTCCAGCATACTGACTCTAACAGCGGTCGTTTTGAATCTCAacccattcttcttgctggaggatgacCCCACACCTGCCAGGAATCACCAGGTTACTAGAGCAGCATCGCTTGTTGTATCGGCCCTCAGCTTTGTCCGAGCGGTGAGGAGGGAAGAACTCGAGCCCGACACCGTTAGAGGGACGCCACTATGCATGTATCAATATTCTCGACTATTCGGAACAGCACGTCTGCCCACCGAAAATGGATGCGTTATCAGTCAGGACCCCCACGCCAAGCACATTGTTGTCATGTGCCGGGGCCAGTTCTACTGGTTTGATGTCCTCGACGAGAACAATGATCTGATTATGACTGAGAAGGACATTGCCCTTAACCTGCAGGTGATCATTGGGGATGCGGAACAGACCCCAATCCAGGATGCTGCCAAGGGAGCTTTGGGTGTCCTCAGTACGGAAAACCGCAAAGTGTGGTCTGGGCTACGGGATATCTTAACGAAGGACGAAGGCTCAAACAACGCAGAATGTCTGAACATTGTTGATACAGCGCTCTTTGTTCTCTGTCTAGATTATACTGAGCCGAGCAATACGTCTGATCTCTGTGCCAATATGCTATGCGGTACAAGTGAAGTGGTGAAAGGTGTGCAGGTCGGAACTTGTACCAATCGGTGGTATGACAAGCTCCAGATCATTGTGTGCCAGAACGGCAGCGCCGGTATCAACTTTGAGCATACCGGTGTGGACGGCCATACGGTGCTGCGTTTTGCCAGTGACGTCTACACAGATACGATACTTCGCTTCGCAAAAACTATCAATGGACAAGCGCCCACTCTGTGGGCAAGCAACAGCCCCGATCCGGCCAAGCGTGATCCCCGAAGCTTTGGCAATGTCAGCACGACGCCCCGCAAGCTAGAGTGGGACATGCTTCCTGAACTGAGTATTGCCCTGCGGTTCGCCGAATCCCATCTCGCCGACCTTCTCAAGCAGCACGAGTTCCGCGTGCTTGAATTCGAAGGGTTTGGTAAGAATTTCATCACGTCGATGGGGTTCTCGCCAGATGCGTTCGTGCAGATGGCATTTCAAGCTGCGTACTACGGGCTGTATGGCCGTCTGGAGAACACCTACGAGCCAGCGATGACCAAATTCTTCTTGCACGGTCGGACGGAGGCGATACGGACGGTCACCAACGAATGCGCCAATTTTGTACAGACATTCTGGGGAGAGAATCCAGCAGAGCAGAAGGTAGAGgctttgaagaaggcgacCGAAAAACACACCGCTACTACAAAAGAGTGCTCCAAGGGACAGGGACAGGATCGACATCTCTATGCATTATATTGCCTCTGGCAGCGGTCGTTTGAGGAAggctcttcctcctccggcaATAGTGTTGTAAGCAGTTCCAACGGCTATTCTAGCCCTGTTGAGAATGGCTCTACCATTGACTCACCCAAGTCTCCGTTGTCGGATGACGGCGTTTCCTCCACGACCAGCTATGGCTTGCGTGCGATTCGCCCAGCGCCACCCACGCCAGCACTCTTCAGTGACCCCGGTTgggacaagatcaacaataCTATACTGTCAACCTCAAACTGCGGAAATCCATGTCTGCGGCATTTTGGCTTCGGTCCAACGTCTGCGGATGGCTTCGGAATTGGCTATATCATCAAAGATGACTCGATCTCGTTCTGCGCCTCGTCCAAGCACCGTCAGACCGCTCGATTTTTGTACACACTCGAATCGTATTTGTTTGAAATCCGAAAGCTGCTACGCGCCACCAACCGTACGACGGCCAGTCCGCGAACCAGTCGGGCTCGGGAAATGGAGATCATCGCCGAGCGGCTCCAAGGGGATCACCGTCGGGGCCGGCTCGTCCGGGGAGATCCTGGGGCAGTGCGCCGGGGTGCCGATACGCCAACGACCGACAGCGGAGAAATAGAAGACGACGGCATGGGTGGATGTAAGTTCCTGACTCAATCAATATTTAACAGATACTAACAGTATATCAGACGGGTTCTTCGATGCCGGAATGCTATTGCATGCACTCAAAGGCTTGAATACAGACCGAGAGCGTAACGGAGAGAAACCCGAACGACGTCGGTTTGTTGGCAAGAAACTACGTCTAAATGAGTACTGATTCTTTCTGCCTTGGGAGTTTTGGCTATGTATTGTTGAGAATCTACGATATGCACATTTAGAGCGAGATACCAATGCGATTACTTGTTCTTCAAAACTAGTCCTCGTAGTTTTGTTTGATGCTAATCATGTGATGAAGTAGCTGTTGTATGTTCAGAATCATATCATGCTCTGAGTCATTTCTCGTAGTTCAATGCACTGTCAGGAATGCACTGTGAGAGAAAACTTTCTGCGAGGTAATATTATTAATCATAAAGAATGAGCCAACCAGAATTTGGCCTGCCGCATACCGAAAACGTCGAGGAACATGGAGTTCCATCCGCTGTGTTCACGCCACCGATTTTCTGCCCAACGGACAATGGTCGGAAACGACCATCGCAGTGTTCAATTGAAATCGTCGTAGATTCGTGGACTTACATAACAGCATCTTCGTAATTACCAGAAAGCAGTcttgcttttatttttctttttccacTTTTTGTTTGCGGTACCTTAACGTGGTGTCTTGCTTTGTATCCACCCAGCGATATGTGCAGTCATGGCTTCAATCTAGGAGATAGCGTATAGCATGCAAGGCAAGTCCAGATAATGATCAATATATGTAGGTAAAGAATACATAACACTtttggtgttgttgtttttgtaGTCATGATCTTGTAAAAGGCGTCTATtccacatatatatattacaACATTGATATTGTCTTAGCCCTTGGATAAACATTCCACGTCTGCCACGAATATGCATGTGCAAGTCATACACTAGAGATATATGCATATATGTACTTGTAATATGTCTTGGTCAATATGGGGTATTGAATAGACAATCGAAAATATAACGGGCATTTCGTGAGTTGTTCTGTTGATCTCCGCAGGCTTAGTGGCTTATTGGTGAGTGAATTGATGCGTTGTACATGATAcgtcttttttcccttttatactttaatattttttttccttttctttcccccttgGGTTAGATGCGGCTACTGCAACTGCAAGTCACTGTacatactgtatgtatggagtaCAGCGAGTATTACTTGTCACTGTAAGTCAATGGTTATGAGTTGTTTCTGAGatggcctcaggcacaggTCCGGTGATGGTATCAGATTTTGTATCAAGTAGATTATCTAGTTTGGATGCTGTGGGAGAATGTACTCCCGGAATAATAATTTCTTCTATGCACGCGTCTCGCTATCAG encodes:
- a CDS encoding CAP domain-containing protein (predicted protein), yielding MGRDTIPDDLRNHSASSLEWDASLEASAQTLAARCVYQHDTTINGGGYGQNIGYGVSSEKIGEMITNLMYNNEMGYFEALYGEANPSMDNFDAWGHFSQIVWKGTTHVGCATVTCNSLGNVDSSVAVPFTVCNYSPAGNYAGEYADNVLRPLGQAMYVVS
- a CDS encoding choline/carnitine O-acyltransferase (carnitine O-acyltransferase CPT2/YAT1); protein product: MATPRSQPTMETKIKPTSVDGVNGQGVASEQPKKKGSTFANQDSLPKLPIPDLESTCKKYIEALSALQTPREQEETKASVQDFLKSDGPILQEKLKNYASSKTSYIEQFWYDSYLNYDSPVVLNLNPFFLLEDDPTPARNHQVTRAASLVVSALSFVRAVRREELEPDTVRGTPLCMYQYSRLFGTARLPTENGCVISQDPHAKHIVVMCRGQFYWFDVLDENNDLIMTEKDIALNLQVIIGDAEQTPIQDAAKGALGVLSTENRKVWSGLRDILTKDEGSNNAECLNIVDTALFVLCLDYTEPSNTSDLCANMLCGTSEVVKGVQVGTCTNRWYDKLQIIVCQNGSAGINFEHTGVDGHTVLRFASDVYTDTILRFAKTINGQAPTLWASNSPDPAKRDPRSFGNVSTTPRKLEWDMLPELSIALRFAESHLADLLKQHEFRVLEFEGFGKNFITSMGFSPDAFVQMAFQAAYYGLYGRLENTYEPAMTKFFLHGRTEAIRTVTNECANFVQTFWGENPAEQKVEALKKATEKHTATTKECSKGQGQDRHLYALYCLWQRSFEEGSSSSGNSVVSSSNGYSSPVENGSTIDSPKSPLSDDGVSSTTSYGLRAIRPAPPTPALFSDPGWDKINNTILSTSNCGNPCLRHFGFGPTSADGFGIGYIIKDDSISFCASSKHRQTARFLYTLESYLFEIRKLLRATNRTTASPRTSRAREMEIIAERLQGDHRRGRLVRGDPGAVRRGADTPTTDSGEIEDDGMGGYGFFDAGMLLHALKGLNTDRERNGEKPERRRFVGKKLRLNEY